From Pan troglodytes isolate AG18354 chromosome 9, NHGRI_mPanTro3-v2.0_pri, whole genome shotgun sequence, the proteins below share one genomic window:
- the ARL2 gene encoding ADP-ribosylation factor-like protein 2 isoform X4, which produces MGLLTILKKMKQKERELRLLMLGLDNAGKTTILKKFNGEDIDTISPTLGFNIKTLEHRGFKLNIWDVGGQKSLRSYWRNYFESTDGLIWVVDSADRQRMQDCQRELQSLLVEEALELDSIRSHHWCIQGCSAVTGENLLPGIDWLLDDISSRIFTAD; this is translated from the exons ATGGGGCTCCTGACCATTCTGAAGAAGATGAAGCAGAAAGAGCGGGAGCTGCGACTGCTCATGCT TGGCCTGGACAATGCTGGAAAGACAACCATCCTGAAGAAGTTCAATGGGGAGGACATCGACACCATCTCCCCAACGCTGGGCTTCAACATCAAGACCCTGGAGCACCGAGG ATTCAAGCTGAACATCTGGGATGTGGGTGGCCAGAAGTCCCTGCGGTCCTACTGGCGGAACTACTTTGAGAGCACTGATGGCCTCATCTGGGTAGTGGACAGCGCGGACCGCCAGCGCATGCAGGACTGCCAGCGGGAGCTCCAGAGCCTGCTGGTGGAGGAG GCCCTGGAGCTGGACTCCATCCGCAGCCACCACTGGTGCATCCAGGGCTGCAGCGCCGTCACCGGGGAGAACCTGCTGCCGGGCATCGACTggctcctggatgacatttccAGCCGCATTTTCACAGCTGACTGA
- the ARL2 gene encoding ADP-ribosylation factor-like protein 2 isoform X2: MGLLTILKKMKQKERELRLLMLGLDNAGKTTILKKFNGEDIDTISPTLGFNIKTLEHRGFKLNIWDVGGQKSLRSYWRNYFESTDGLIWVVDSADRQRMQDCQRELQSLLVEERLAGATLLIFANKQDLPGALSSNAIREALELDSIRSHHWCIQGCSAVTGENLLPGIDWLLDDISSRIFTAD, from the exons ATGGGGCTCCTGACCATTCTGAAGAAGATGAAGCAGAAAGAGCGGGAGCTGCGACTGCTCATGCT TGGCCTGGACAATGCTGGAAAGACAACCATCCTGAAGAAGTTCAATGGGGAGGACATCGACACCATCTCCCCAACGCTGGGCTTCAACATCAAGACCCTGGAGCACCGAGG ATTCAAGCTGAACATCTGGGATGTGGGTGGCCAGAAGTCCCTGCGGTCCTACTGGCGGAACTACTTTGAGAGCACTGATGGCCTCATCTGGGTAGTGGACAGCGCGGACCGCCAGCGCATGCAGGACTGCCAGCGGGAGCTCCAGAGCCTGCTGGTGGAGGAG CGCCTGGCTGGAGCAACCCTCCTCATCTTTGCTAATAAGCAGGACCTGCCTGGAGCACTGTCCTCTAACGCCATCCGCGAG GCCCTGGAGCTGGACTCCATCCGCAGCCACCACTGGTGCATCCAGGGCTGCAGCGCCGTCACCGGGGAGAACCTGCTGCCGGGCATCGACTggctcctggatgacatttccAGCCGCATTTTCACAGCTGACTGA
- the ARL2 gene encoding ADP-ribosylation factor-like protein 2 isoform X1, translating to MGLLTILKKMKQKERELRLLMLGLDNAGKTTILKKFNGEDIDTISPTLGFNIKTLEHRGFKLNIWDVGGQKSLRSYWRNYFESTDGLIWVVDSADRQRMQDCQRELQSLLVEEVGSSYPLCTCMDVWLPSQQMPRGARGPRGKPEAGSLPSLGPHHGRPMVPEAGHMLWTEIELTSLWCYYITTLSISFCALKW from the exons ATGGGGCTCCTGACCATTCTGAAGAAGATGAAGCAGAAAGAGCGGGAGCTGCGACTGCTCATGCT TGGCCTGGACAATGCTGGAAAGACAACCATCCTGAAGAAGTTCAATGGGGAGGACATCGACACCATCTCCCCAACGCTGGGCTTCAACATCAAGACCCTGGAGCACCGAGG ATTCAAGCTGAACATCTGGGATGTGGGTGGCCAGAAGTCCCTGCGGTCCTACTGGCGGAACTACTTTGAGAGCACTGATGGCCTCATCTGGGTAGTGGACAGCGCGGACCGCCAGCGCATGCAGGACTGCCAGCGGGAGCTCCAGAGCCTGCTGGTGGAGGAGGTGGGCAGCTCCTACCCTTTGTGTACATGTATGGACGTGTGGCTGCCTTCTCAGCAGATGCCCAGAGGGGCCCGTGGCCCCAGAGGGAAACCAGAGGCAGGATCCCTTCCTTCTCTGGGCCCCCACCATGGGAGGCCCATGGTGCCAGAGGCAGGACACATGCTGTGGACTGAGATTGAGTTAACGTCCCTGTGGTGTTACTACATCACTACCCTGAGCATCAGTTTCTGTGCCTTGAAATGGTGA
- the ARL2 gene encoding ADP-ribosylation factor-like protein 2 isoform X3 yields the protein MCSTQFDTWWEIMSPLRGSATMSPPSREQGLLLNLLRPSGLDNAGKTTILKKFNGEDIDTISPTLGFNIKTLEHRGFKLNIWDVGGQKSLRSYWRNYFESTDGLIWVVDSADRQRMQDCQRELQSLLVEERLAGATLLIFANKQDLPGALSSNAIREALELDSIRSHHWCIQGCSAVTGENLLPGIDWLLDDISSRIFTAD from the exons ATGTGCTCAACTCAGTTTGATACATGGTGGGAAATAATGAGTCCCCTAAGGGGCTCTGCAACAATGTCACCACCTAGCAGAGAACAGGGACTTCTCCTTAACCTGCTGCGCCCCAGTGGCCTGGACAATGCTGGAAAGACAACCATCCTGAAGAAGTTCAATGGGGAGGACATCGACACCATCTCCCCAACGCTGGGCTTCAACATCAAGACCCTGGAGCACCGAGG ATTCAAGCTGAACATCTGGGATGTGGGTGGCCAGAAGTCCCTGCGGTCCTACTGGCGGAACTACTTTGAGAGCACTGATGGCCTCATCTGGGTAGTGGACAGCGCGGACCGCCAGCGCATGCAGGACTGCCAGCGGGAGCTCCAGAGCCTGCTGGTGGAGGAG CGCCTGGCTGGAGCAACCCTCCTCATCTTTGCTAATAAGCAGGACCTGCCTGGAGCACTGTCCTCTAACGCCATCCGCGAG GCCCTGGAGCTGGACTCCATCCGCAGCCACCACTGGTGCATCCAGGGCTGCAGCGCCGTCACCGGGGAGAACCTGCTGCCGGGCATCGACTggctcctggatgacatttccAGCCGCATTTTCACAGCTGACTGA